The DNA region GTAACGGTAGACACTGACGTGGCGCACCGTGAATCGCTGCGGCTCATTCATCTGACCACCCGATGAATGCCGCTGGGCTCGTCCTGTCCATCGCGTTCACGCTTGTAAAAAACCACAGCCGCAGCAGGCGAAGAGCGCGCCGCGCGGTTTTGATCTTCAGAGAGCCACGGCCGCGTTCCGGTGTGGTCGAGTGGTCTGATCGACAAACTGACCGACGGGGTCAGCATACACCCGCCATATTGGTTGAAAACACTCATTTGGGGCTGCGTCGCGCAACCGGAGTTATCAACAGATTCTGTTCGCAAATCTGTGCATAACTATCCGGCAAAAACTGCAAGTCATTGATGCCTTTGCCATTTTTACCGCGAGGTTGACGTTGTGCAGCGCTCGCCCCCGAGCGCGCCGCAATCGCGCTTCAGCGCCGCTTCACTGTCGCTTCATTCACGCACCGTGCGAGGCGCGGTGTCCTCGGCAACGTGCGCGTGACGCGCCTCTTCGCGCCATTGCTGGCTCGAGCGAACCATTCTGCGCACCGCGAGGCGCGCCATCTTGACCCAGCCCGAGGGCCGCGGGTCCGCCAGCATGCTGAGGGCGCGCGCGTAGTCGAGCGTGAGGCCGGGCGTCCATGCCATGGTGGCGGCTCGCTTGCGCACCTGCGCGGCGACCCACAACTCCGGTGTCGTGATCACGCGCAGAAACGGCCGCCATCCGCCGAGACCGCCCCACACGCGCGCCGATGCCCCTTCGATCGCCGCCTCCAGTGCGCGCGAGACACTGCTCGAACAGTTGCGGTGCGTGAGGTTGTACGTCGTGTCCTGCCGATACGTGTCCCAGAAGCGACGCAGCCGGACCGGATCGTAATTGCGGATGCGCACCTGCACGGTCGAAGGACACCACGCTTTCGACTCCGTCGCGTAATCGGGCTGGAACAGCCCCGGCACGTCGTTCTCACGCGTGGCGCGCAAAAGCCGCGCGAAATCGTCGGGCGAGCGGTCGATCTCGACGCCCGGATACAGGCTGATGTAGATGCCCTCGGGCGATTCGAGCGCGGCATGTCCGGTCGAGATCACACCGTTGCGATCCACCGCCGCGATATAACGATCCACGATCGGCTGCCGCCGCGCTTCGCTTTTGGCCGAACCGACCGGCGTCCACACGTGCACGGTCAGGGCGGCTTCGTCGGCGGCGGGCGGGCCGTCCCATTCGTGGGCGATCACGCGGCTGGCCGCGAGCTCGCTCGCGGCGGCGAGGCCGGCATCCGCCGGGGAGGCGTTCGCGGCAAGCCCACCGTTCGCGGCGACCGCCGGGTTCGAGGCGAGCCGGCGCACCCGTGTGCTCAGCAGGATCATGTTCCAGCCGCCAAAGATCAGGCCGAGTCCGAGACAGTACGGCACCGTGCCGACGTAGTGCGTCGGATAGGGCTGATAGAAGAAAATCGCCAGCGCGATTTCGACCGCGCCGCCGATCATCGCGAGCCGCCAGGTGCGATAGCGGACCACTTTGGCCGAGACGATCTGCAGCAGGCCGTCGGCGAAAAAGAGCGTGCCGAAGATCATCGACAGAATGAAGTTGCCGTGCTCGTGGCCGATGAGAATCAGCGCGGCCGCGGTGGCGAAGGCAATGCCTTTCACGTAGCGCAGCGTGCGTTGCCCGCCCATGCCGGTCCAGGCGACGGCCAGCGTGGCGAGCCCCTCCAGCAGCAGGAGGAACGCGAACGGTGTGATGGGAAAATAGAGCGCGCTGTCGAGCGCGTCGATGAATACGAAGATGCCGAGCAGCAGGCTGACGCACCCGACGAGCCGCAACGACCGCCAGCGCGTGCGCAGGTAATCGACCCCCAGCAGAATCATGACCAGACGAACCATCGCAAGCCCTCCGTGACTGACGCGTGCCGCCGATCGCCATCTTATACACATTCACGGAGCGGGCGCGCAACGCTTCGGCACGATGGCGGCGTGCATGCGCATGCGGCGCGTCCTGTTCAGACACGCCGCGGACCACCCAATGAAGTCTCTTACGCCGCCGCGGCCTGCGGGATCGCTTCGCCCTGCTCGCCGCCCAACGCGTCGAGCAGATCGCACAGCATGCGGTCGAGTTCGGCGGTCATCAGCGTGAAGTCGGAATCGAAGCGTTCGTCGTCGTTCTGCGCGGTGGGATCGCTCGCTTCCTTCAGCACGTCGAGCGGCGCAATGCGCTTGATCGTGAGCGACGGCGTCAACACGAACGACACGCGGTCGTTCCAGGTCATCGCAAGGCGCATGCATTGCTTGCCGGCTTCGATATGACGGCGCATATCTTCGGCATCCAAAGTATGTCCCACGTAGCGCACGGTCGCGTTGCCTTCCGTGGGCGAACGCAGCTCGGTGTCCTGGTCGAGCGTGAAGGCCGCAGGACCCTCGCCGGCAAGCAGCCATTCGGTCATGGCCGCGACCGGCGAGTGCGTGACGCGCACCGTGCCGAGCGGCAATTGATCGATCGATTTCACCAGCAGGCCGCGCACTTCATCGGCAACCGCCTGCGAGGCCGCGTCGATCACGAGCCAGCCGTTCTTGCAATCGATCCACACGCGCGTGTCGCGGCGAATGCTGAAGGCGCGCGGCAGCAGTTCGTCCGTGACCTGCTCCTTGAGTTCGCGCATCTGCTTGCGGCCCGGTTTGAAGCCTTGCTGTTCCTCGAGTTCGAGCGCGCGCGCCCTGGTCACTTGCGTGACGACCGAAGCCGGCAACAGTTTCTTTTCGGCGCGAAACACCAGCAGCATCTGGCCATTGAGCGAATACACCAGCGCATCGTTGTCGCGCGGCGAGGCCCAGCCGTGGCTTTGCATCTCGACGCTGTTGCCGGGTGCGAACGCATGCGGCGCGAGCCACTTCTGCATCTGTTCCGGGGTGACGGACCACGGAGCGGGAAGACGGTGAAGCTGAAGGTTTTTGAACCACATGGGCAGAGTCGTGTACGGGCAAAGCGCACCATTCTATCCGACCACGGAGATCGCGCGACCGGCGGGACGGATGCGTTTGCTCGACCCGAACCTTCACGCAACCGCGGGAATTTTCAAAAATGGATAGACAATCCTTTAAATGACAGGCCAATTATCAAACACGACTATTGACCAGAGAATGCGCTTCATCCACTTCAACTCTCTCTGGAGCGCACCATGTCCACCTCACCGATATCCCGAATCGCCCGTCATGTGCTGCTCGCCGCGAACCTCGCGGGCGCACTGAGCGCCCACGCCGCAAGCGACGCCGACCTGCCCGTGCCGCACCATCTCGCCGTTGCATCGAACCTGGCACAAAGCGCCGCGATCGTGCGAACCGCGCGCCGCTACGCGGCCTTCTGGAACACCGGCGATGAGGTCTACGCGAAACTCGCGCTGTCGCCGGCCTTCGTGGACCGCACCCTGCCGGACGGACGCCCGCAAGGCCCGGACGGTCCGCTGCAGGCGTCGAAGGGATTTCGCGCGGCGGTGCCCGACCTGCGCGCGGACATCGACGATCTGGTTGTGGCCGGCGATCGCGCGTCGGTTCATCTGCATTTCCACGGCCACTTCACGGGACAGTTCCAGAACC from Paraburkholderia aromaticivorans includes:
- a CDS encoding HdeD family acid-resistance protein, whose translation is MVRLVMILLGVDYLRTRWRSLRLVGCVSLLLGIFVFIDALDSALYFPITPFAFLLLLEGLATLAVAWTGMGGQRTLRYVKGIAFATAAALILIGHEHGNFILSMIFGTLFFADGLLQIVSAKVVRYRTWRLAMIGGAVEIALAIFFYQPYPTHYVGTVPYCLGLGLIFGGWNMILLSTRVRRLASNPAVAANGGLAANASPADAGLAAASELAASRVIAHEWDGPPAADEAALTVHVWTPVGSAKSEARRQPIVDRYIAAVDRNGVISTGHAALESPEGIYISLYPGVEIDRSPDDFARLLRATRENDVPGLFQPDYATESKAWCPSTVQVRIRNYDPVRLRRFWDTYRQDTTYNLTHRNCSSSVSRALEAAIEGASARVWGGLGGWRPFLRVITTPELWVAAQVRKRAATMAWTPGLTLDYARALSMLADPRPSGWVKMARLAVRRMVRSSQQWREEARHAHVAEDTAPRTVRE
- a CDS encoding recombination-associated protein RdgC, translating into MWFKNLQLHRLPAPWSVTPEQMQKWLAPHAFAPGNSVEMQSHGWASPRDNDALVYSLNGQMLLVFRAEKKLLPASVVTQVTRARALELEEQQGFKPGRKQMRELKEQVTDELLPRAFSIRRDTRVWIDCKNGWLVIDAASQAVADEVRGLLVKSIDQLPLGTVRVTHSPVAAMTEWLLAGEGPAAFTLDQDTELRSPTEGNATVRYVGHTLDAEDMRRHIEAGKQCMRLAMTWNDRVSFVLTPSLTIKRIAPLDVLKEASDPTAQNDDERFDSDFTLMTAELDRMLCDLLDALGGEQGEAIPQAAAA
- a CDS encoding ester cyclase encodes the protein MSTSPISRIARHVLLAANLAGALSAHAASDADLPVPHHLAVASNLAQSAAIVRTARRYAAFWNTGDEVYAKLALSPAFVDRTLPDGRPQGPDGPLQASKGFRAAVPDLRADIDDLVVAGDRASVHLHFHGHFTGQFQNLKGNGQTVDFQAFDLYRVKDGRIVENWHLEDNLTLLKQLGAIKP